Proteins encoded together in one Balaenoptera ricei isolate mBalRic1 chromosome 2, mBalRic1.hap2, whole genome shotgun sequence window:
- the AREL1 gene encoding apoptosis-resistant E3 ubiquitin protein ligase 1 isoform X3, with protein MFYVIGGITVSVVAFFFTIKFLFELAARVVSFLQNEDRERRGDRTIYDYVRGNYLDPRSCKVSWDWKDPYEVGHSMAFRVHLFYKNGQPFPAHRPVGLRVHISHVELAVEIPVTQEVLQEPSSNVVKVAFTVRRAGRYEISVKLGGLNVAYSPYYKIFQPGMVVPSKTKIVCHFSTLVLTCGQPHTLQIVPRDEYDNPTNTSTSLRDEHNYSLSIHELGPPEEESAGVSFEKSVTSNRQTCQVFLRLTLHSRGCFHACISYQNQPINNGEFDIIVLSENERNIVERNVSTSGVSIYFEAYLYNAANCTSTPWHLPPMHTSSAQRRPSTALEEEDEDSPSECHTPEKVKKPKKVYCYVSPKQFSVKEFYLKIIPWRLYTFRVCPGTKFSYLGPDPVHKLLTLVVDDGIQPPVELSCKERNILAATFIRSLHKNIGGSETFQDKVNFFQRELRQVHMKRPHSKVTLKVSRHALLESSLKATRNFSISDWSKNFEVVFQDEEALDWGGPRREWFELICKALFDTTNQLFTRFSDTNQALVHPNPNRPAHLRLKMYEFAGRLVGKCLYESSLGGAYKQLVRARFTRSFLAQIIGLRMHYKYFETDDPEFYKSKVCFILNNDMSEMELVFAEEKYSKSGQLDKVVELMTGGAQTPVTNANKIFYLNLLAQYRLASQVKEEVEHFLKGLNELVPENLLAIFDENELELLMCGTGDISVSDFKAHAVVVGGSWHFREKVMRWFWTVVSSLTQEELARLLQFTTGSSQLPPGGFAALCPSFQIIATPTHSTLPTAHT; from the exons ATGTTTTACGTTATTG GTGGCATCACAGTGTCTGTGGTTGCATTCTTCTTCACAATTAAGTTCCTCTTTGAGCTTGCCGCACGTGTAGTCAGCTTCCTCCAGAATGAGGACCGAGAACGCCGAGGGGACCGGACTATATATGACTACGTGCGGGGAAATTACCTGGATCCCCGGTCTTGCAAAGTCTCCTGGGATTGGAAGGACCCCTATGAGGTGGGCCACAGCATGGCCTTCCGAGTGCAT TTATTCTATAAGAACGGGCAGCCCTTTCCTGCACATCGGCCTGTAGGACTAAGAGTTCACATCTCTCATGTTGAGCTAGCAGTGGAAATTCCAGTGACCCAGGAAGTCCTCCAGGAACCCAGTTCCAACGTGGTCAAGGTGGCCTTCACTGTGCGCAGGGCTGGGCGGTATGAAATCTCCGTGAAGCTTGGTGGATTAAACGTGGCCTATAGTCCCTACTACAAGATTTTTCAGCCTG GAATGGTGGTTCCTTCCAAGACCAAAATCGTGTGCCATTTTTCTACTCTCGTGTTGACCTGTGGGCAGCCACACACTCTTCAAATAGTGCCCCGAGATGAGTATGACAACCCTACCAACACTTCCACGTCCTTGAGAGATGAGCACAATTACAGTCTGTCCATTCATGAG CTCGGTCCTCCGGAAGAAGAGAGCGCTGGTGTCTCATTCGAGAAGTCAGTGACATCCAACCGGCAGACCTGCCAGGTGTTCTTgcggctcaccctgcattctcgAGGCTGCTTCCATGCCTGCATTtcataccaaaaccagccaaTCAATAATGGCGAATTTGACATTATTGTCCTAAGTG AGAATGAGAGGAATATTGTCGAACGCAATGTGTCCACCTCAGGAGTGAGCATTTACTTTGAAGCTTATCTGTATAATGCTGCCAACTGCACCAGCACGCCGTGGCACCTCCCGCCCATGCACACAAGCTCTGCCCAGCGCCGGCCCTCCACGGCTCtggaggaggaagatgaagaCTCACCCTCTGAGTGTCACACCCCTGAGAAGGTGAAGAAACCGAAGAAGGTGTACTGCTACGTGTCACCAAAG CAATTCTCAGTGAAGGAGTTCTACCTGAAAATCATTCCCTGGCGCCTTTATACCTTCCGAGTGTGCCCAGGAACAAAA tTTTCATACCTTGGCCCTGACCCTGTCCATAAGCTGCTCACACTGGTGGTGGATGATGGCATTCAGCCTCCTGTGGAGCTCAGCTGTAAGGAGAGGAACATCCTAGCGGCCACGTTCATCCGCTCACTCCATAAAAACATAG GAGGCTCTGAGACCTTTCAGGACAAGGTGAACTTTTTCCAGCGAGAGCTTCGGCAGGTACATATGAAAAGACCACATTCCAAAGTCACCCTGAAGGTCAGCAGACATGCCTTGTTGGAATCG TCTCTGAAAGCCACTCGGAATTTCTCCATCTCAGATTGGAGCAAGAACTTTGAAGTGGTTTTTCAGGACGAAGAAG CTCTGGACTGGGGAGGACCTCGCCGGGAATGGTTTGAGCTAATCTGCAAAGCACTATTTGACACCACCAATCAGCTCTTCACCCGATTCAGTGACACCAACCAAGCGTTA GTGCATCCCAACCCTAATCGCCCCGCTCATCTGCGCCTAAAGATGTATGAGTTTGCAGGGCGCCTGGTGGGCAAGTGTCTCTATGAGTCCTCTCTAGGAGGAGCCTACAAGCAGTTGGTCCGAGCTCGCTTCACCCGTTCTTTCTTGGCCCAAATCATAGGACTGCGTATGCATTACAAG TACTTTGAAACAGATGACCCAGAATTCTACAAATCTAAAGTTTGTTTCATCCTCAACAATGACATGAGTGAGATGGAGCTGGTCTTTGCAGAAGAGAAATATAGCAAATCAGGTCAATTGGATAAG GTCGTAGAACTTATGACAGGTGGAGCTCAAACCCCAGTCACCAACGCGAATAAAATCTTCTACTTAAATTTGCTGGCCCAGTATCGGCTGGCCAGTCAAGTGAAAGAGGAAGTGGAACATTTCCTAAAAG GCCTGAATGAGTTGGTCCCTGAGAACCTTTTGGCTATTTTTGATGAGAATGAGCTTGAG CTGCTGATGTGTGGGACTGGGGACATCAGtgtgtctgacttcaaagcccatgCGGTGGTCGTTGGTGGCTCATGGCATTTCAGAGAAAAG GTCATGAGGTGGTTTTGGACCGTGGTTTCCAGTTTGACGCAGGAGGAGTTGGCTCGGCTGCTTCAGTTCACAACAGGCTCGTCTCAGCTACCGCCTGGAGGCTTTGCCGCCCTCTGTCCCTCATTCCAGATTATTGCCACCCCGACCCATAGCACGCTACCAACTGCACACACGTG A
- the AREL1 gene encoding apoptosis-resistant E3 ubiquitin protein ligase 1 isoform X2, with translation MFYVIGGITVSVVAFFFTIKFLFELAARVVSFLQNEDRERRGDRTIYDYVRGNYLDPRSCKVSWDWKDPYELFYKNGQPFPAHRPVGLRVHISHVELAVEIPVTQEVLQEPSSNVVKVAFTVRRAGRYEISVKLGGLNVAYSPYYKIFQPGMVVPSKTKIVCHFSTLVLTCGQPHTLQIVPRDEYDNPTNTSTSLRDEHNYSLSIHELGPPEEESAGVSFEKSVTSNRQTCQVFLRLTLHSRGCFHACISYQNQPINNGEFDIIVLSENERNIVERNVSTSGVSIYFEAYLYNAANCTSTPWHLPPMHTSSAQRRPSTALEEEDEDSPSECHTPEKVKKPKKVYCYVSPKQFSVKEFYLKIIPWRLYTFRVCPGTKFSYLGPDPVHKLLTLVVDDGIQPPVELSCKERNILAATFIRSLHKNIGGSETFQDKVNFFQRELRQVHMKRPHSKVTLKVSRHALLESSLKATRNFSISDWSKNFEVVFQDEEALDWGGPRREWFELICKALFDTTNQLFTRFSDTNQALVHPNPNRPAHLRLKMYEFAGRLVGKCLYESSLGGAYKQLVRARFTRSFLAQIIGLRMHYKYFETDDPEFYKSKVCFILNNDMSEMELVFAEEKYSKSGQLDKVVELMTGGAQTPVTNANKIFYLNLLAQYRLASQVKEEVEHFLKGLNELVPENLLAIFDENELELLMCGTGDISVSDFKAHAVVVGGSWHFREKVMRWFWTVVSSLTQEELARLLQFTTGSSQLPPGGFAALCPSFQIIATPTHSTLPTAHTCFNQLCLPTYDSYEEVHRMLQLAISEGCEGFGML, from the exons ATGTTTTACGTTATTG GTGGCATCACAGTGTCTGTGGTTGCATTCTTCTTCACAATTAAGTTCCTCTTTGAGCTTGCCGCACGTGTAGTCAGCTTCCTCCAGAATGAGGACCGAGAACGCCGAGGGGACCGGACTATATATGACTACGTGCGGGGAAATTACCTGGATCCCCGGTCTTGCAAAGTCTCCTGGGATTGGAAGGACCCCTATGAG TTATTCTATAAGAACGGGCAGCCCTTTCCTGCACATCGGCCTGTAGGACTAAGAGTTCACATCTCTCATGTTGAGCTAGCAGTGGAAATTCCAGTGACCCAGGAAGTCCTCCAGGAACCCAGTTCCAACGTGGTCAAGGTGGCCTTCACTGTGCGCAGGGCTGGGCGGTATGAAATCTCCGTGAAGCTTGGTGGATTAAACGTGGCCTATAGTCCCTACTACAAGATTTTTCAGCCTG GAATGGTGGTTCCTTCCAAGACCAAAATCGTGTGCCATTTTTCTACTCTCGTGTTGACCTGTGGGCAGCCACACACTCTTCAAATAGTGCCCCGAGATGAGTATGACAACCCTACCAACACTTCCACGTCCTTGAGAGATGAGCACAATTACAGTCTGTCCATTCATGAG CTCGGTCCTCCGGAAGAAGAGAGCGCTGGTGTCTCATTCGAGAAGTCAGTGACATCCAACCGGCAGACCTGCCAGGTGTTCTTgcggctcaccctgcattctcgAGGCTGCTTCCATGCCTGCATTtcataccaaaaccagccaaTCAATAATGGCGAATTTGACATTATTGTCCTAAGTG AGAATGAGAGGAATATTGTCGAACGCAATGTGTCCACCTCAGGAGTGAGCATTTACTTTGAAGCTTATCTGTATAATGCTGCCAACTGCACCAGCACGCCGTGGCACCTCCCGCCCATGCACACAAGCTCTGCCCAGCGCCGGCCCTCCACGGCTCtggaggaggaagatgaagaCTCACCCTCTGAGTGTCACACCCCTGAGAAGGTGAAGAAACCGAAGAAGGTGTACTGCTACGTGTCACCAAAG CAATTCTCAGTGAAGGAGTTCTACCTGAAAATCATTCCCTGGCGCCTTTATACCTTCCGAGTGTGCCCAGGAACAAAA tTTTCATACCTTGGCCCTGACCCTGTCCATAAGCTGCTCACACTGGTGGTGGATGATGGCATTCAGCCTCCTGTGGAGCTCAGCTGTAAGGAGAGGAACATCCTAGCGGCCACGTTCATCCGCTCACTCCATAAAAACATAG GAGGCTCTGAGACCTTTCAGGACAAGGTGAACTTTTTCCAGCGAGAGCTTCGGCAGGTACATATGAAAAGACCACATTCCAAAGTCACCCTGAAGGTCAGCAGACATGCCTTGTTGGAATCG TCTCTGAAAGCCACTCGGAATTTCTCCATCTCAGATTGGAGCAAGAACTTTGAAGTGGTTTTTCAGGACGAAGAAG CTCTGGACTGGGGAGGACCTCGCCGGGAATGGTTTGAGCTAATCTGCAAAGCACTATTTGACACCACCAATCAGCTCTTCACCCGATTCAGTGACACCAACCAAGCGTTA GTGCATCCCAACCCTAATCGCCCCGCTCATCTGCGCCTAAAGATGTATGAGTTTGCAGGGCGCCTGGTGGGCAAGTGTCTCTATGAGTCCTCTCTAGGAGGAGCCTACAAGCAGTTGGTCCGAGCTCGCTTCACCCGTTCTTTCTTGGCCCAAATCATAGGACTGCGTATGCATTACAAG TACTTTGAAACAGATGACCCAGAATTCTACAAATCTAAAGTTTGTTTCATCCTCAACAATGACATGAGTGAGATGGAGCTGGTCTTTGCAGAAGAGAAATATAGCAAATCAGGTCAATTGGATAAG GTCGTAGAACTTATGACAGGTGGAGCTCAAACCCCAGTCACCAACGCGAATAAAATCTTCTACTTAAATTTGCTGGCCCAGTATCGGCTGGCCAGTCAAGTGAAAGAGGAAGTGGAACATTTCCTAAAAG GCCTGAATGAGTTGGTCCCTGAGAACCTTTTGGCTATTTTTGATGAGAATGAGCTTGAG CTGCTGATGTGTGGGACTGGGGACATCAGtgtgtctgacttcaaagcccatgCGGTGGTCGTTGGTGGCTCATGGCATTTCAGAGAAAAG GTCATGAGGTGGTTTTGGACCGTGGTTTCCAGTTTGACGCAGGAGGAGTTGGCTCGGCTGCTTCAGTTCACAACAGGCTCGTCTCAGCTACCGCCTGGAGGCTTTGCCGCCCTCTGTCCCTCATTCCAGATTATTGCCACCCCGACCCATAGCACGCTACCAACTGCACACACGTG TTTCAACCAGCTGTGCCTCCCTACGTATGACTCATATGAAGAGGTGCACAGGATGCTGCAGCTGGCCATCAGTGAGGGCTGCGAGGGCTTTGGCATGCTCTGA
- the AREL1 gene encoding apoptosis-resistant E3 ubiquitin protein ligase 1 isoform X1, whose product MFYVIGGITVSVVAFFFTIKFLFELAARVVSFLQNEDRERRGDRTIYDYVRGNYLDPRSCKVSWDWKDPYEVGHSMAFRVHLFYKNGQPFPAHRPVGLRVHISHVELAVEIPVTQEVLQEPSSNVVKVAFTVRRAGRYEISVKLGGLNVAYSPYYKIFQPGMVVPSKTKIVCHFSTLVLTCGQPHTLQIVPRDEYDNPTNTSTSLRDEHNYSLSIHELGPPEEESAGVSFEKSVTSNRQTCQVFLRLTLHSRGCFHACISYQNQPINNGEFDIIVLSENERNIVERNVSTSGVSIYFEAYLYNAANCTSTPWHLPPMHTSSAQRRPSTALEEEDEDSPSECHTPEKVKKPKKVYCYVSPKQFSVKEFYLKIIPWRLYTFRVCPGTKFSYLGPDPVHKLLTLVVDDGIQPPVELSCKERNILAATFIRSLHKNIGGSETFQDKVNFFQRELRQVHMKRPHSKVTLKVSRHALLESSLKATRNFSISDWSKNFEVVFQDEEALDWGGPRREWFELICKALFDTTNQLFTRFSDTNQALVHPNPNRPAHLRLKMYEFAGRLVGKCLYESSLGGAYKQLVRARFTRSFLAQIIGLRMHYKYFETDDPEFYKSKVCFILNNDMSEMELVFAEEKYSKSGQLDKVVELMTGGAQTPVTNANKIFYLNLLAQYRLASQVKEEVEHFLKGLNELVPENLLAIFDENELELLMCGTGDISVSDFKAHAVVVGGSWHFREKVMRWFWTVVSSLTQEELARLLQFTTGSSQLPPGGFAALCPSFQIIATPTHSTLPTAHTCFNQLCLPTYDSYEEVHRMLQLAISEGCEGFGML is encoded by the exons ATGTTTTACGTTATTG GTGGCATCACAGTGTCTGTGGTTGCATTCTTCTTCACAATTAAGTTCCTCTTTGAGCTTGCCGCACGTGTAGTCAGCTTCCTCCAGAATGAGGACCGAGAACGCCGAGGGGACCGGACTATATATGACTACGTGCGGGGAAATTACCTGGATCCCCGGTCTTGCAAAGTCTCCTGGGATTGGAAGGACCCCTATGAGGTGGGCCACAGCATGGCCTTCCGAGTGCAT TTATTCTATAAGAACGGGCAGCCCTTTCCTGCACATCGGCCTGTAGGACTAAGAGTTCACATCTCTCATGTTGAGCTAGCAGTGGAAATTCCAGTGACCCAGGAAGTCCTCCAGGAACCCAGTTCCAACGTGGTCAAGGTGGCCTTCACTGTGCGCAGGGCTGGGCGGTATGAAATCTCCGTGAAGCTTGGTGGATTAAACGTGGCCTATAGTCCCTACTACAAGATTTTTCAGCCTG GAATGGTGGTTCCTTCCAAGACCAAAATCGTGTGCCATTTTTCTACTCTCGTGTTGACCTGTGGGCAGCCACACACTCTTCAAATAGTGCCCCGAGATGAGTATGACAACCCTACCAACACTTCCACGTCCTTGAGAGATGAGCACAATTACAGTCTGTCCATTCATGAG CTCGGTCCTCCGGAAGAAGAGAGCGCTGGTGTCTCATTCGAGAAGTCAGTGACATCCAACCGGCAGACCTGCCAGGTGTTCTTgcggctcaccctgcattctcgAGGCTGCTTCCATGCCTGCATTtcataccaaaaccagccaaTCAATAATGGCGAATTTGACATTATTGTCCTAAGTG AGAATGAGAGGAATATTGTCGAACGCAATGTGTCCACCTCAGGAGTGAGCATTTACTTTGAAGCTTATCTGTATAATGCTGCCAACTGCACCAGCACGCCGTGGCACCTCCCGCCCATGCACACAAGCTCTGCCCAGCGCCGGCCCTCCACGGCTCtggaggaggaagatgaagaCTCACCCTCTGAGTGTCACACCCCTGAGAAGGTGAAGAAACCGAAGAAGGTGTACTGCTACGTGTCACCAAAG CAATTCTCAGTGAAGGAGTTCTACCTGAAAATCATTCCCTGGCGCCTTTATACCTTCCGAGTGTGCCCAGGAACAAAA tTTTCATACCTTGGCCCTGACCCTGTCCATAAGCTGCTCACACTGGTGGTGGATGATGGCATTCAGCCTCCTGTGGAGCTCAGCTGTAAGGAGAGGAACATCCTAGCGGCCACGTTCATCCGCTCACTCCATAAAAACATAG GAGGCTCTGAGACCTTTCAGGACAAGGTGAACTTTTTCCAGCGAGAGCTTCGGCAGGTACATATGAAAAGACCACATTCCAAAGTCACCCTGAAGGTCAGCAGACATGCCTTGTTGGAATCG TCTCTGAAAGCCACTCGGAATTTCTCCATCTCAGATTGGAGCAAGAACTTTGAAGTGGTTTTTCAGGACGAAGAAG CTCTGGACTGGGGAGGACCTCGCCGGGAATGGTTTGAGCTAATCTGCAAAGCACTATTTGACACCACCAATCAGCTCTTCACCCGATTCAGTGACACCAACCAAGCGTTA GTGCATCCCAACCCTAATCGCCCCGCTCATCTGCGCCTAAAGATGTATGAGTTTGCAGGGCGCCTGGTGGGCAAGTGTCTCTATGAGTCCTCTCTAGGAGGAGCCTACAAGCAGTTGGTCCGAGCTCGCTTCACCCGTTCTTTCTTGGCCCAAATCATAGGACTGCGTATGCATTACAAG TACTTTGAAACAGATGACCCAGAATTCTACAAATCTAAAGTTTGTTTCATCCTCAACAATGACATGAGTGAGATGGAGCTGGTCTTTGCAGAAGAGAAATATAGCAAATCAGGTCAATTGGATAAG GTCGTAGAACTTATGACAGGTGGAGCTCAAACCCCAGTCACCAACGCGAATAAAATCTTCTACTTAAATTTGCTGGCCCAGTATCGGCTGGCCAGTCAAGTGAAAGAGGAAGTGGAACATTTCCTAAAAG GCCTGAATGAGTTGGTCCCTGAGAACCTTTTGGCTATTTTTGATGAGAATGAGCTTGAG CTGCTGATGTGTGGGACTGGGGACATCAGtgtgtctgacttcaaagcccatgCGGTGGTCGTTGGTGGCTCATGGCATTTCAGAGAAAAG GTCATGAGGTGGTTTTGGACCGTGGTTTCCAGTTTGACGCAGGAGGAGTTGGCTCGGCTGCTTCAGTTCACAACAGGCTCGTCTCAGCTACCGCCTGGAGGCTTTGCCGCCCTCTGTCCCTCATTCCAGATTATTGCCACCCCGACCCATAGCACGCTACCAACTGCACACACGTG TTTCAACCAGCTGTGCCTCCCTACGTATGACTCATATGAAGAGGTGCACAGGATGCTGCAGCTGGCCATCAGTGAGGGCTGCGAGGGCTTTGGCATGCTCTGA